One genomic segment of Kocuria rhizophila DC2201 includes these proteins:
- a CDS encoding aldo/keto reductase encodes MSQHAPTTARIAGIEQEIFRLNLGGNTFGWTSDEQQSFDVLDTFVAAGGNFVDTADMYSVWAEGHEGGESETVLGRWFAARGNRDSVVLATKTGAHPQFRGLAHDTVVASLEASLDRLQTGYVDLYYAHYDDADTPIEQQVETFHELVDSGRVHAVGLSNYSPQRMREFFTVARERGMAVPAAIQPQYNLVHRRDFERDYAAIAQEYDAAVFPYFSLASGFLTGKYRTTDDLEGAAREQMAREYVSPEGFAVVEELVSVADRHRAEPATVALAWLLAKGVTAPIASASSAAQLSSLVAAPALHLGADDIAALDRVSQPFA; translated from the coding sequence ATGAGCCAGCACGCACCCACCACCGCACGGATCGCCGGGATCGAGCAGGAGATCTTCCGGCTGAACCTGGGCGGGAACACGTTCGGGTGGACGAGCGACGAGCAGCAGTCCTTCGACGTCCTGGACACCTTCGTGGCCGCGGGCGGAAACTTCGTGGACACCGCGGACATGTACTCCGTGTGGGCCGAGGGCCACGAGGGCGGGGAGTCCGAGACGGTCCTGGGGCGCTGGTTCGCGGCGCGCGGCAACCGTGACTCCGTGGTGCTCGCAACCAAGACCGGTGCGCACCCGCAGTTCCGCGGCCTGGCCCACGACACCGTGGTGGCTTCTCTCGAGGCGTCCCTCGACCGGTTGCAGACCGGCTACGTGGACCTCTACTACGCACACTATGACGACGCGGACACGCCCATCGAGCAGCAAGTGGAAACCTTTCACGAGCTCGTGGACTCCGGGCGCGTGCACGCAGTAGGGCTGTCCAACTACTCGCCGCAGCGCATGCGCGAGTTCTTCACGGTGGCCCGCGAGCGCGGCATGGCGGTGCCCGCGGCCATCCAGCCGCAGTACAACCTGGTGCACCGCCGCGATTTCGAGCGGGACTACGCCGCGATCGCCCAGGAGTACGACGCTGCCGTGTTCCCCTACTTCTCCCTGGCCTCCGGCTTCCTCACGGGCAAGTACCGCACCACCGATGACCTCGAAGGAGCGGCCCGCGAGCAGATGGCCCGGGAGTACGTCTCCCCCGAGGGTTTCGCGGTTGTGGAGGAACTGGTCTCCGTGGCGGACAGGCACCGCGCCGAGCCGGCCACCGTGGCCCTCGCATGGCTGCTCGCCAAGGGCGTCACCGCACCCATTGCTTCCGCATCCTCCGCCGCGCAGCTGTCCTCGCTGGTGGCGGCGCCCGCACTTCACCTGGGCGCGGACGACATCGCCGCACTGGATCGGGTGTCGCAGCCCTTCGCGTGA
- a CDS encoding type 1 glutamine amidotransferase domain-containing protein, with protein MAELSGKKILVLVTNQGVEQDELKVPLEKLRADGAEVTVAAPETGEVKSLVGDWDRGETFPVDQTISSVNESEYDLLLLPGGTLNADALRLDQDAQKTAKAFASSGRPVAALCHGPWLLVETGLVDGKTLTSYPSVKTDIVNAGGNWVDQEVKVCPAKEWTLITSRNPGDLDAFVGAIEDQLTA; from the coding sequence ATGGCTGAACTATCCGGCAAGAAGATTCTCGTTCTGGTGACCAACCAGGGCGTGGAGCAGGACGAATTGAAGGTTCCCCTGGAGAAGTTGCGGGCTGACGGGGCGGAGGTCACGGTGGCCGCCCCCGAGACCGGCGAGGTGAAGTCCCTCGTGGGCGACTGGGACCGGGGGGAGACCTTCCCCGTGGACCAGACCATCTCCAGCGTCAACGAGTCCGAGTACGACCTGCTGCTGCTGCCCGGCGGGACCCTCAACGCAGACGCCCTGCGCTTGGACCAGGACGCGCAGAAGACCGCCAAGGCCTTCGCGTCCTCCGGCCGCCCAGTGGCCGCCTTGTGCCACGGCCCGTGGCTGCTCGTGGAGACCGGCCTGGTGGACGGAAAGACCCTGACGTCCTACCCGTCGGTGAAGACGGACATCGTCAACGCCGGCGGCAACTGGGTGGACCAGGAGGTCAAGGTGTGCCCCGCCAAGGAGTGGACCCTGATCACCTCCCGCAACCCCGGTGACCTGGATGCGTTCGTGGGCGCCATCGAGGACCAGCTCACGGCCTGA
- a CDS encoding VOC family protein, whose protein sequence is MVPVSLLIQRPDPRSLRRRPADDLLSDGTTMGAVELLVKDLDGMIAYYSTGVTLDVLQHSGDTAVLGHDGRVVLRLRRVTDLPSWRPNQAGLFHTAVLFDDDAALARALASMARFAPGTFTGSADHLYSQAFYFTDPEGNGVELYADRPRETWQREANGLLSLASNYLDPNEFLRTNLSREAPQPATAPASTLGHVHLQVGDIPTGREFYVDTLGFEVMSDAGSALFISAGGYHHHIALNTWNSAGAGPRAASLGLGQVNIDLPTGEDIAALEERLTDHRVTTRHDGAVLRFEDPWGTLIQVAQAPAPGVA, encoded by the coding sequence GTGGTTCCCGTGTCCCTGCTCATCCAGCGCCCCGATCCCCGCAGCCTGCGCCGCCGCCCGGCGGACGACCTGCTCTCCGACGGCACCACCATGGGTGCCGTGGAGCTGCTCGTGAAGGACCTGGACGGGATGATCGCCTACTACTCCACCGGCGTGACCCTGGACGTCCTGCAGCACTCCGGAGACACCGCCGTACTGGGCCACGACGGCCGCGTGGTCCTGCGCCTGCGCCGCGTCACGGACCTGCCATCCTGGCGCCCGAACCAGGCGGGCCTGTTCCACACCGCCGTGCTCTTCGACGACGACGCCGCCCTGGCCCGCGCGCTCGCCTCGATGGCCCGTTTCGCACCGGGCACCTTCACGGGTTCCGCGGACCACCTCTACAGCCAGGCCTTCTACTTCACGGACCCCGAGGGCAACGGCGTGGAGCTCTATGCCGACCGCCCCCGGGAGACCTGGCAGCGCGAGGCGAACGGCCTGCTCAGCCTGGCCTCCAACTATCTGGACCCGAACGAGTTCCTGCGCACGAATCTGTCCCGGGAGGCACCACAGCCAGCCACGGCACCGGCCTCCACGCTGGGTCACGTCCACCTGCAGGTGGGCGACATTCCCACCGGGCGCGAGTTCTACGTGGACACGCTCGGCTTCGAGGTGATGAGCGACGCCGGGTCCGCCCTGTTCATCTCTGCGGGCGGCTACCACCACCACATCGCTCTGAACACGTGGAACAGCGCGGGCGCCGGTCCGCGCGCCGCGTCCCTGGGCCTGGGCCAGGTCAACATCGACCTCCCCACCGGCGAGGACATCGCCGCACTGGAGGAGCGCCTCACGGACCACCGGGTGACCACCCGCCACGATGGCGCCGTGCTGCGCTTCGAGGACCCCTGGGGCACTCTCATCCAGGTCGCGCAGGCCCCCGCGCCGGGCGTCGCCTGA
- the allB gene encoding allantoinase AllB gives MCGDHFVPREVGVRNGKIAAIEPLGAGLQGARVVELAEDETLLPGLVDTHVHVNEPGRTEWEGFATATRAAAAGGVTTIVDMPLNSVPATVNTAALEYKRLFAQQNAFVDIGFWGGAIPGNKEDLRPLHDDGVFGFKCFLLHSGVDEFPHLEADEMEEALAEIKTFDSLLIVHAEDSRTIDKAPQPHGNVYENFLKSRPRGAENIAIAEVIERTRWTGARSHILHLSSSDAIPMIRSAKNDGLDITVETCPHYLTLLSEEIPDGATAFKCCPPVREVSNREKLWEGLIDGTIDYIVSDHSPSTLDLKDLGNGDFGVAWGGVSSLQLGLSLIWTEARRRGVGLERVVRWMSTRPAERVGLRGKGKLSLGYDADMAVFAADESYVVDAQRLNHKNPITPYQGKVLSGKVRRTFVGGREVDYETPTGRLISHGQV, from the coding sequence ATGTGCGGGGACCACTTCGTGCCCCGGGAGGTAGGGGTGCGGAACGGCAAGATTGCCGCGATCGAACCGCTCGGGGCCGGGTTGCAGGGCGCGCGGGTCGTGGAGCTGGCCGAGGACGAGACGCTGCTGCCCGGCCTCGTGGACACCCACGTGCACGTGAACGAGCCCGGGCGCACCGAGTGGGAGGGCTTTGCCACCGCCACCCGGGCGGCCGCGGCGGGTGGCGTGACCACCATCGTGGACATGCCCCTGAACTCCGTGCCCGCCACCGTGAACACCGCCGCACTCGAGTACAAGCGGCTGTTCGCGCAGCAGAACGCGTTCGTGGACATCGGCTTCTGGGGCGGGGCGATCCCCGGCAACAAGGAGGACCTGCGGCCCCTGCACGACGACGGCGTGTTCGGCTTCAAGTGCTTCCTGCTGCACTCCGGTGTGGACGAGTTCCCGCACCTGGAGGCGGACGAGATGGAGGAGGCGCTCGCGGAGATCAAGACCTTCGACTCGCTGCTGATCGTGCACGCGGAGGACTCCCGCACCATCGACAAGGCCCCGCAGCCCCACGGCAACGTGTACGAGAACTTCCTGAAGTCCCGCCCGCGCGGGGCGGAGAACATCGCGATCGCGGAGGTCATCGAGCGCACCCGCTGGACCGGGGCCCGCTCGCACATCCTGCACCTGTCCTCCTCGGACGCGATCCCCATGATCCGCTCCGCCAAGAACGACGGCCTGGACATCACCGTGGAGACCTGCCCGCACTACCTCACGCTGCTCTCCGAGGAGATCCCGGACGGCGCCACCGCGTTCAAGTGCTGCCCACCGGTGCGCGAGGTCTCCAACCGGGAGAAGCTGTGGGAGGGGCTGATCGACGGCACCATCGACTACATCGTCTCGGACCACTCCCCCTCCACGCTGGACCTCAAGGACCTGGGCAACGGGGACTTCGGGGTCGCGTGGGGCGGCGTCTCGTCGCTGCAGCTGGGCCTGTCCCTGATCTGGACCGAGGCACGACGCCGCGGGGTCGGGCTCGAGCGCGTGGTGCGGTGGATGTCCACGCGCCCTGCCGAGCGCGTGGGCCTGCGCGGCAAGGGCAAGCTGTCCCTGGGCTACGACGCGGACATGGCCGTCTTCGCCGCGGACGAGAGCTACGTGGTGGACGCCCAGCGCCTCAACCACAAGAACCCCATCACCCCGTACCAGGGCAAGGTGCTCTCCGGAAAGGTCCGCAGGACCTTCGTGGGTGGCCGCGAGGTGGACTACGAGACCCCCACCGGCCGCCTGATCTCGCACGGCCAGGTCTGA